A region from the Musa acuminata AAA Group cultivar baxijiao chromosome BXJ1-10, Cavendish_Baxijiao_AAA, whole genome shotgun sequence genome encodes:
- the LOC103968470 gene encoding E3 ubiquitin-protein ligase UPL1 isoform X1 has product MAGNRSNLPLRLQQILSGGRSVSPVLKLESEPPPKVKAFIDRVIKSPLHDIAIPLSGFRWEYNKGNFHHWRPLFMHFDTYFKTYLSCRKDLLLSDNIVEEDPFPKHSIMQILRVMQVILENCHNKSSFGGLEVKLKIQVQNYVHNIAQFQQNCRLFYLAFRLSNFFLIMFFNQHFKLLLASTDPDILIATLETLSALVRINPSKMHLGGKLIGCGSTNSYLLSLAQGWGSKEEGLGLHSCVVANERNQHEGLCLFPSDLGDNCDGTQHRLGSTLHFEYNMGSSIGTEGTKPSNIHVIKIPDLHLRKEDDLGILKQCVDQFNVPPEHRFSLLTRIRFAHAFRSPRICRLYSRISILAFVVLVQSNDAHDELVSFFANEPEYTNELIRLVRSEDCVPGTIRALAMLALGAQLAAYASSHERARILSGSSIISAGGNRMMLLNVLQKAIVSLSNPSDPSTPVFVDALLQFFLLHVLSSSSSGSAIRGSGMVHPLLPLLQDSDPAHIHLVSSAVKTLQKLMEYSSQAVSLFKDLGGIELLAQRLQIEVHRIIGSGEGSSNTVICTDLGKSDADHMYLQKRLIKFLLKTLGSATYSPANATRAHNSHHNSLLSSLSLIFNNVNWFGGDIYFSAVSVMSEIIHKDPTCFPVLNELGVPESFLSSVNSGIIPSSKALICVPNGLGAICLNAKGLEAVKETAVLRFLVEAFTTRKYLVAMNEGVVLLANAVEELLRHVSSLRGAGVEIIIEIVNKLASMGEEKCKETADDMNENTAMETDLEEKANEGHDLVSAMDLAADSISDEQFEQLSIFHVMVLVHRTMENSETCRMFVEKGGIETLLRLLQRPSITQSSDGMPIALHSTVVFKGFTQHHSAPLAHAFSSSLRGHLMKALNEFSSVSGSLLQDTKSVQDNGIFSSLFVVEFLLFLAASKDNRWMSALLTEFGDSSKDVLEDIGRVHREVLWQIALLEDSKVERDYDSSSSDINVDPGMVDSEEQRIGSFRQYLDPLLRRRVSGWSIESQFSDLVSIYRDLGRAATGSHRHGIDGYSTLRVAPTTRSQPSNSLDTSSASKTEEDKQRSYYSLCHETMRSLCYHINHLFMELGKAMLLTLRRENNPVNVSPSIVSVVGTVASIVLGHLNFAGRVSAAMESEVSVSTKCRYLGKVIDFVSGILFDRPEISNPIMVKCFFGHGVIQAVLTTFEATSQLLFTINRMPASPMDMDDKCQKEEKEESDNSWISGPLASYGTLLDHLATSSSILSSSTKQLLEQPIANGSISFPQDAETFVKVLQSKVLKAVLPIWTHPHFAECNLEFITSMISIMKHVYIGVEVRNVSGNAGAHLPGPPPDESAISLIVEMGFSRARAEEALRQVGTNSVEIATDWLFSHPEEPQEDDELARAVAMSLGNSDTSLKEDEILNAGIFDQEEEAVQLPPVDEILSACIRLLQVNEPLAFPIRDLLVMICSQNDGEHRLKVLSYIIDHVKHCCVPSAPLSESMLSALFHVLALVLHEDFMAREIAFQAGLVKIALDLLSGWNLGSSDGEKSQVPKWVTACLLSVDQMLQVDPKMTPGAINLEQLKKDKHNSQNSVVIDENRKKDLQSSLGSTTGNLDIQDQRRLLEICCRCIQNQLPSETMHVVLQLCSTLTKVHTIAVSFLDSGGLHALLSLPSSSLFPGFNNVAAAIIRHILEDPHTLQQAMELEIRHSLIAATNRHSNARVSPRTFVQNLAIVISRDPVVFLKAAQAVCQIEMVGDRPNIVLLKDREKERSKAKDKEKTAEKDKVAASDGKTTGTEVVSVAAGSGHSKLPDLSVKNTKAHRKSPQSFTSVIEYLLDLIVKFVPPSEVNCHTDTVPGTPSLSDMDIDSTSAKGKEKVIAVSSEDGKITTQEALASLAKIAFIIKLLTEILLTYASSIHVLLRKDAELSSSRATSKGLSGNSSGGIFHHILHNFLPYPGIHKKDKKTDGDWRHKLATRANQFLVASSVRSTEGRRRIFSEISRVFNDLVDSSNNCRAADSHMHAFVDLLNDILAARSPTGSYISAEASVTFIDVGLVRSLSRTLQVLDLDHADSPKLIPGIIKVLELVTKEHVHSAYINSAKGDNSLKLASNEHQVGSSDFHGERFQALEMASQPDHTEVVADQREAVNGIQTSGNYHSDDMEHDRELDGNFAREAEDDFMHEASEDGTGLENGVSTVEIRFEIPQNAEDDMGDEDDDEDMSGDEGEVDEDDEDDEENNDLEEDEVHQMSHPDTDHDDHEIDDEEFDEDVLEEEDDDDDDDDGVILRLEEGFSGINVFDHIEVLGGDNFSVMPLDIFGSRRQGRTTSIYNLIGRTGDHGALHFDHPLLEEPSSFRQLVHQRQSENAVDIAYSDRNHESASYRMNAIFRTLRNGRHGHRFNMWLDDNHQRGTSSAPAVPQGIEELLVSQLRQPTVQISDQNIPTNSPQETHETSQLQMSEVEVREEAETRASDNNENITLPSRVIGGSGNASVGSTNGDIIQDAGVSATGEQVTEMQYERGDVIVRDVEAVSQASSGSGATLGESLRSLEVEIGSVDGHDDGDRPGPVDRLPLGDLQPPVRLRRSSGNPVPVSGRDTSLESVSEVPQHQDQETDRSAPHEEPQPNGNVETDTIDPTFLEALPEELRAEVLSSRQNQVAQTSSEQPQADGDIDPEFLAALPPDIREEVLAQQRAQRRQQAQQLEGQPVEMDAVSIIATLPSEIREEVLLTSPDTLLATLTPALVAEANLLRERFAHRHHSGTLFGMSSRNRRGESSRHGETIGSTLDRTVEAAARGTAVGKLIETDGIPLVDIDDLKAMIRLLRMVQPLYKGQLQRLLLNLCTHYETRTSLVKILMDMLMLELRGSINNSVDSAESPFRLYGCQSHVAYSRPQFNGGVPPLVSRRILETLTYLARNHPKVSKLLLHLELPCTPACLLETSVQARGKAVLMEEDKPEDERGAFAIVLLLRLLSQPLYMRSVAHLEQLLNLVEVIIVNGESDSGLSNKPGASLEQQSGSENTTQDAQVTADAVGSAAEEGVKSVQAKDSERASTSRADNVNSISDILLSIPEGELQLLCSLLAREGLSDNAYVLLAEVLKMMVASAPTYCRLFTTELVNAARSLSVCAMNELNLYEDAEKALLSSSSTNGTAILRVLQALSSLVTGLHEKAPDVLPEKGHTDALSHVWDINAALEPLWLELSNCISKIEISSETPSDMVSISGNLASTSTPLPAGAQNILPYIESFFVTCEKLRPGQCEVVQDFATTSDIEEATTPACGQKSSGACTSTDEKHVVFVRFLEKHRKLLNSFIRQNPGLLEKSFSLMLKVPRFIDFDNKRAHFRSKIRHQHDHHHSPVRISVRRAYILEDSYNQLRMRSPQDLKGKLTVHFQGEEGIDAGGLTREWYQLLSRVIFDKGALLFTTVGNESTFQPNPNSVYQTEHLSYFKFVGRVVGKALFDGQLLDVHFTRSFYKHILGVKVTYHDIEAVDPDYFKNLKWMLENDISDVLDLTFSMDADEEKLILYERAEVTDCELIPGGRNIRVTEENKHEYVDRVAEHLLTTAIRPQINAFMEGFNELIPRELISIFNDKELELLISGLPDIDLDDLRANTEYSGYSNASPVIQWFWEVIQGFSKEDKARFLQFVTGTSKVPLEGFSALQGISGSQRFQIHKAYGSPHHLPSAHTCFNQLDLPEYTSKEQLQERLLLAIHEANEGFGFG; this is encoded by the exons ATGGCGGGGAACCGGTCAAATCTGCCCTTGCGGCTGCAGCAGATCCTGTCCGGCGGGAGGTCCGTCTCGCCGGTCCTTAAATTGGAGTCCGAACCG CCTCCAAAGGTTAAAGCTTTCATTGATAGGGTGATCAAGAGCCCATTACACGATATAGCTATACCTCTTTCAGGCTTCCGTTGGGAGTACAATAAG GGAAATTTTCATCATTGGAGGCCGCTTTTTATGCATTTTGATACATACTTTAAGACGTATCTTTCTTGTAGGAAAGACCTCCTTTTATCTGACAATATCGTTGAGGAAGATCCATTTCCCAAACATTCCATTATGCAGATATTGAGAGTCATGCAAGTTATTTTGGAAAATTGCCACAACAAGAGTTCATTTGGAGGTCTAGAGGTGAAACTCAAGATTCAAGTTCAGAATTATGTCCATAATATTGCACAATTTCAGCAAAATTGTAGATTATTTTATTTGGCATTCAGGCTTTCTAacttttttttaatcatgttCTTCAATCAGCATTTCAAGCTTCTACTTGCATCCACAGATCCAGATATTCTTATAGCTACCTTGGAAACTCTTTCAGCTTTGGTGAGAATAAATCCATCCAAGATGCATTTGGGTGGGAAATTGATTGGCTGTGGCTCTACGAATAGCTATCTCCTGTCTCTAGCACAGGGATGGGGAAGCAAAGAAGAAGGCTTGGGTTTACACTCATGCGTAGTGGCAAACGAGAGGAACCAACATGAAGGACTGTGCTTGTTCCCTTCAGATCTTGGAGATAATTGTGATGGCACCCAGCATCGTCTGGGTTCAACTCTTCATTTTGAATACAATATGGGTTCTTCCATAGGTACTGAGGGAACTAAGCCATCCAATATACATGTTATAAAAATTCCAGATCTGCATCTAAGAAAGGAGGATGATCTGGGCATTTTGAAGCAGTGTGTCGACCAGTTCAATGTACCTCCAGAGCACAGATTCTCATTGCTTACAAGAATTAGGTTTGCACATGCTTTCCGCTCGCcgagaatttgtagactatatagCAGGATCAGCATTCTTGCATTTGTTGTTCTGGTACAATCAAATGATGCTCATGATGAACTTGTGTCTTTCTTTGCAAACGAGCCTGAATACACAAATGAGCTGATCAGGCTTGTTCGTTCTGAAGACTGTGTTCCAGGAACCATAAGAGCACTTGCTATGCTTGCATTAGGAGCACAGTTAGCAGCATATGCATCATCTCATGAACGGGCTAGAATATTGAGTGGTTCAAGTATTATATCTGCTGGTGGAAATCGGATGATGTTGCTAAATGTGCTACAGAAAGCTATTGTGTCACTTAGCAACCCCAGTGATCCATCTACTCCAGTATTTGTTGATGCTCTTCTGCAGTTTTTCTTACTTCATGTTCTATCATCTTCAAGTTCTGGTAGTGCTATAAGGGGGTCAGGAATGGTTCATCCTCTTCTACCCCTTCTGCAGGACTCTGATCCAGCACATATTCATCTCGTCTCCTCTGCAGTTAAAACCTTGCAAAAGCTGATGGAGTATAGTAGCCAAGCTGTATCACTATTTAAAGATTTAGGTGGGATTGAACTTTTGGCTCAGAGGCTACAGATTGAAGTTCATAGAATTATTGGCTCAGGAGAAGGCAGCAGTAACACAGTGATTTGCACCGATCTAGGAAAATCTGATGCAGATCATATGTACTTGCAGAAACGCCTCATCAAGTTTTTGCTTAAGACATTGGGTTCTGCTACATATTCCCCAGCAAATGCTACAAGGGCCCATAATTCCCACCATAATTCCTTGCTTTCTTCTTTATCTTTAATATTTAACAATGTGAACTGGTTTGGAGGGGACATATATTTTTCAGCAGTATCTGTTATGAGTGAAATCATTCACAAGGACCCCACATGCTTTCCTGTTCTGAATGAATTGGGTGTCCCAGAATCATTTTTATCATCAGTTAATTCTGGGATTATCCCTTCCTCAAAAGCACTTATATGTGTTCCTAATGGTCTTGGTGCCATCTGCCTTAACGCTAAAGGATTGGAGGCGGTTAAAGAAACTGCTGTACTGCGATTTCTGGTGGAGGCCTTCACAACAAGGAAATATTTGGTAGCAATGAATGAGGGTGTTGTTCTTTTAGCAAATGCTGTTGAGGAGCTTCTTCGGCATGTATCTTCGTTAAGAGGTGCTGGTGTTGAGATAATAATTGAAATTGTTAACAAGCTTGCTTCCATGGGAGAGGAGAAGTGCAAGGAAACTGCAGATGATATGAATGAGAACACTGCCATGGAAACTGATCTTGAAGAAAAGGCAAATGAGGGGCATGATTTGGTAAGTGCTATGGATTTGGCTGCAGATAGCATCAGCGATGAGCAGTTTGAGCAATTAAGCATTTTTCATGTGATGGTATTAGTTCATCGAACAATGGAAAATTCTGAAACTTGTAGAATGTTCGTAGAGAAGGGGGGCATAGAGACTTTGTTGAGACTTCTTCAACGACCTAGTATCACACAGTCATCTGATGGGATGCCAATTGCTCTGCATAGTACTGTGGTCTTCAAGGGCTTTACACAGCATCATTCTGCACCCCTTGCACATGCATTTTCTTCCTCTCTTAGGGGGCACTTGATGAAAGCCCTGAATGAATTTAGTTCAGTTTCTGGCTCGCTTTTGCAGGATACCAAGTCTGTGCAAGACAATggaattttctcttctctttttgttGTTGAGTTTCTCCTTTTCCTTGCTGCTTCTAAAGATAATCGTTGGATGAGTGCATTACTCACTGAATTTGGAGACTCTAGCAAGGATGTCCTAGAAGATATTGGACGAGTTCATCGTGAGGTGCTGTGGCAGATTGCCCTTCTTGAAGATTCAAAAGTTGAAAGAGATTATGATTCTTCTTCAAGTGACATAAATGTAGATCCTGGTATGGTCGATTCAGAAGAGCAACGGATTGGTTCTTTTAGGCAGTATCTTGATCCATTGCTGAGACGGAGAGTGTCTGGGTGGAGTATAGAGTCCCAATTTTCTGACCTCGTTAGTATATATCGTGACCTCGGCCGTGCTGCTACTGGTTCACATAGACATGGTATAGATGGCTATTCAACTTTGCGAGTTGCTCCTACTACCCGATCTCAGCCTTCTAATTCTTTAGACACAAGTTCTGCAAGCAAAACAGAAGAGGACAAGCAGAGATCTTATTATTCTTTATGCCATGAGACGATGAGGTCACTTTGTTATCATATTAACCATCTCTTTATGGAGCTGGGTAAAGCGATGTTGCTCACTTTGCGTCGTGAGAACAATCCTGTAAATGTTTCCCCTTCAATTGTGTCTGTTGTCGGCACAGTTGCTTCCATTGTGTTGGGACACTTGAATTTTGCGGGGCGTGTGAGTGCTGCTATGGAGAGTGAGGTTTCTGTTTCCACAAAATGTCGATACCTTGGCAAAGTTATTGATTTTGTTAGTGGAATTCTATTCGACAGGCCAGAAATATCGAACCCCATCATGGTAAAGTGCTTTTTTGGACATGGGGTCATTCAGGCTGTTTTAACCACTTTTGAAGCTACAAGCCAGTTGCTCTTCACGATCAACAGGATGCCAGCTTCCCCAATGGATATGGACGATAAATgccagaaagaagaaaaagaagaatcagATAATTCATGGATATCTGGTCCTTTAGCAAGCTATGGGACACTATTGGACCACTTAGCCACATCATCTTCCATCTTGTCTTCCTCAACAAAGCAGTTGCTTGAGCAACCTATTGCAAATGGAAGCATTTCATTTCCTCAAGATGCAGAGACATTTGTGAAGGTGCTTCAATCTAAGGTGTTAAAAGCTGTACTTCCTATTTGGACGCATCCTCACTTTGCTGAATGCAATTTGGAGTTTATTACGTCAATGATCTCTATTATGAAGCACGTCTACATTGGGGTTGAAGTTCGAAATGTCAGTGGCAATGCTGGAGCTCACTTACCTGGTCCCCCGCCTGATGAATCAGCTATTTCATTGATTGTAGAGATGGGTTTTTCTCGTGCTAGGGCAGAAGAAGCACTGAGACAGGTTGGCACGAATAGTGTTGAGATTGCAACTGATTGGCTATTTTCTCATCCAGAAGAACCACAAGAAGATGATGAACTTGCTCGAGCTGTTGCTATGTCCCTAGGGAACTCAGACACATCCTTGAAGGAAGATGAAATTTTAAATGCTGGTATTTTTGACCAAGAAGAGGAAGCTGTTCAATTACCTCCTGTTGATGAAATTTTATCGGCATGTATCAGACTCCTTCAGGTGAATGAACCTTTAGCATTTCCGATTAGGGACCTTCTTGTTATGATTTGTTCTCAAAATGATGGTGAACACCGACTGAAGGTCCTCTCTTATATCATTGATCATGTCAAGCATTGTTGTGTGCCATCAGCTCCGTTAAGTGAAAGTATGCTATCTGCATTATTTCATGTGCTTGCTTTAGTTCTCCATGAGGATTTTATGGCACGGGAAATTGCCTTTCAGGCTGGCCTGGTAAAGATTGCTTTAGACCTGCTTTCTGGATGGAATCTGGGCTCTTCTGATGGGGAGAAATCTCAAGTTCCAAAGTGGGTGACTGCATGTTTGCTTTCTGTTGATCAGATGCTTCAGGTGGATCCTAAGATGACTCCAGGAGCAATTAATTTGGAACAACTGAAAAAGGATAAACATAATTCCCAGAATTCAGTTGTGATTgatgagaatagaaagaaggatttACAGTCTTCTTTGGGATCAACTACTGGGAATTTGGATATTCAGGACCAGAGGAGGCTTTTGGAGATATGCTGCAGATGTATACAGAATCAATTACCTTCTGAGACAATGCATGTGGTGCTGCAGCTATGTTCTACATTAACTAAAGTTCATACAATTGCTGTTAGTTTTCTCGATTCTGGAGGTTTGCATGCATTGCTTAGTTTGCCTTCCAGCAGCTTATTCCCTGGATTCAATAACGTAGCAGCTGCCATCATCCGTCACATTTTGGAAGACCCGCATACTCTTCAGCAAGCCATGGAATTGGAGATACGTCATAGCCTCATTGCGGCCACAAATAGACATTCAAATGCCAGAGTTTCACCACGGACCTTTGTTCAAAACTTGGCTATTGTTATTTCCAGGGACCCTGTGGTGTTTCTGAAAGCTGCACAAGCTGTATGCCAGATTGAGATGGTAGGTGACAGACCTAATATTGTGCTGTTGAAAGATCGTGAGAAGGAAAGGTCCAAGGCAAAAGACAAGGAAAAAACAGCCGAGAAAGACAAAGTAGCAGCAAGCGATGGAAAGACTACTGGAACGGAAGTGGTCTCAGTGGCCGCAGGAAGTGGACATAGTAAACTACCAGACTTGAGTGTAAAGAACACCAAAGCTCATCGAAAATCTCCTCAGAGCTTTACAAGTGTAATTGAATATCTTTTGGATTTAATTGTGAAATTTGTCCCTCCTTCAGAAGTTAATTGCCATACTGATACAGTTCCTGGTACTCCCTCGTTATCAGACATGGATATTGATTCCACTTCAgctaaaggaaaagaaaaagttaTTGCTGTTTCATCTGAAGATGGCAAAATTACTACCCAGGAGGCTTTAGCCTCTCTTGCAAAAATTGCTTTTATTATCAAGTTATTGACAGAGATACTTCTGACGTATGCTTCATCAATTCATGTATTGCTTAGAAAAGATGCTGAACTCAGTAGTTCGCGTGCAACTTCAAAAGGTTTATCTGGCAATAGCAGTGGGGGAATTTTTCATCACATTCTTCACAATTTTCTCCCATATCCAGGAATCCACAAAAAGGATAAGAAAACTGATGGAGATTGGAGGCATAAGTTAGCTACCAGAGCAAACCAGTTTTTGGTGGCATCATCTGTTCGTTCAACAGAAGGACGCAGAAGGATTTTTTCTGAAATTAGTCGTGTGTTTAATGACCTTGTTGACTCATCTAATAATTGTAGAGCAGCTGATTCCCATATGCATGCCTTTGTTGATCTACTTAATGATATCCTTGCTGCTCGTTCACCAACTGGTTCATATATTTCAGCAGAAGCTTCAGTTACGTTTATTGATGTTGGGCTTGTTCGCTCTCTAAGTCGGACTCTTCAAGTTCTGGACTTGGACCATGCTGATTCACCAAAGCTTATCCCAGGGATTATCAAGGTGTTGGAGTTGGTGACCAAAGAACATGTGCATTCTGCGTACATTAACTCTGCAAAGGGGGACAACTCTCTGAAGCTTGCTTCTAATGAGCATCAAGTCGGTTCTTCTGATTTTCATGGCGAAAGGTTTCAGGCCCTAGAAATGGCATCACAACCTGACCATACCGAAGTGGTGGCTGACCAGCGGGAAGCTGTTAATGGTATCCAAACTTCAGGCAATTATCATTCTGATGATATGGAACATGACCGGGAATTGGATGGAAATTTTGCTCGTGAAGCTGAAGATGATTTCATGCATGAAGCATCTGAGGATGGTACTGGCCTGGAGAATGGTGTTTCAACTGTGGAAATCAGATTTGAAATACCACAGAATGCGGAAGATGATATGGGTGATGAAGATGACGATGAAGATATGTCAGGGGATGAAGGAGAAGTTGATGAAGACGATGAGGATGATGAAGAAAATAATGATTTGGAAGAAGATGAAGTTCATCAAATGTCTCATCCTGACACAGATCATGATGACCATGAAATTGATGATGAAGAGTTTGATGAAGATGTcttggaagaagaggatgatgacgacgacgacgatgatggtGTGATACTCAGGTtggaggagggattcagtggaatAAATGTTTTTGACCACATTGAAGTCCTTGGTGGTGACAATTTTTCTGTGATGCCTCTTGACATATTTGGCTCTAGACGTCAAGGACGGACAACATCCATTTACAATCTTATTGGAAGAACTGGTGATCATGGTGCTCTTCATTTTGATCATCCATTGTTGGAGGAACCTTCTTCCTTTAGACAGCTTGTTCACCAAAGACAATCAG AGAATGCAGTGGATATAGCTTACTCAGATAGGAATCACGAGAGTGCTTCTTATAGAATGAATGCTATCTTCCGGACATTGAGAAATGGGCGGCATGGGCATCGTTTTAATATGTGGCTAGATGATAATCATCAACGTGGTACATCTAGTGCTCCTGCAGTGCCACAAGGCATTGAAGAACTACTTGTTTCCCAATTAAGGCAGCCTACTGTCCAAATTTCTGACCAAAATATACCCACTAACAGTCCACAGGAAACCCATGAAACCAGCCAGTTACAGATGTCAGAAGTGGAAGTTAGAGAAGAAGCGGAAACAAGAGCTTCTGACAATAATGAGAATATTACTCTTCCTTCACGAGTGATAGGTGGTTCTGGAAATGCCAGTGTTGGATCCACAAATGGTGATATAATTCAAGATGCAGGTGTATCTGCTACAGGTGAGCAAGTGACAGAGATGCAGTATGAACGAGGTGATGTAATTGTACGAGATGTTGAAGCAGTGAGCCAAGCAAGCAGTGGCAGTGGGGCAACTTTAGGGGAAAGCCTTCGCAGTTTGGAAGTGGAAATAGGGAGTGTTGATGGACACGATGATGGAGACAGGCCAGGTCCTGTGGATAGGCTTCCTTTGGGTGATTTGCAGCCACCTGTTCGGCTGAGAAGGTCTTCTGGAAATCCCGTGCCAGTAAGTGGTCGTGATACGTCACTGGAAAGCGTTAGTGAGGTCCCACAACATCAGGACCAAGAAACTGATCGGAGTGCTCCACATGAGGAGCCACAACCCAATGGAAACGTTGAGACAGACACAATCGACCCTACATTTTTGGAGGCTCTTCCTGAGGAATTACGAGCTGAAGTCCTTTCATCACGGCAAAATCAGGTGGCACAGACTTCGAGCGAGCAACCTCAAGCTGATGGAGATATAGATCCTGAATTTCTTGCTGCACTTCCACCTGATATACGGGAAGAGGTCCTAGCACAACAACGTGCTCAAAGGCGACAGCAAGCACAACAATTGGAAGGTCAACCAGTTGAGATGGATGCTGTTTCAATAATTGCTACACTTCCTTCAGAAATTCGGGAAGAG GTGCTTTTAACATCACCAGATACACTCTTGGCTACATTGACTCCTGCACTTGTTGCTGAAGCAAACCTGTTGCGTGAAAGGTTTGCTCATCGTCACCACAGTGGCACACTTTTTGGCATGAGTTCTAGAAATCGTCGGGGTGAGTCTTCTAGGCATGGTGAAACTATTGGTTCCACACTAGATAGAACTGTTGAGGCTGCTGCTCGGGGAACTGCAGTTGGCAAACTGATTGAAACAGACGGTATCCCTCTAGTTGATATAGATGATCTAAAAGCAATGATCAGACTGCTGCGTATGGTTCAG CCATTGTATAAGGGTCAGCTACAGAGGCTTCTCTTGAATCTATGCACCCATTATGAAACAAGAACTTCACTGGTGAAAATTTTAATGGATATGTTAATGCTTGAACTACGGGGATCCATTAACAATTCAGTTGACTCTGCTGAATCACCATTTCGATTGTATGGTTGCCAGAGTCATGTCGCGTACTCCCGTCCTCAATTTAATGGCG GAGTGCCCCCCCTAGTGTCTCGTCGTATTTTGGAAACTCTGACTTACTTGGCGCGAAACCATCCGAAGGTGTCTAAACTGTTACTCCATCTTGAATTGCCATGTACACCTGCATGCCTTTTGGAAACATCTGTTCAGGCACGTGGGAAAGCTGTTCTCATGGAAGAAGATAAACCTGAAGATGAAAGAGGTGCTTTTGCCATTGTGTTGCTTCTACGTCTTCTGAGTCAACCATTGTACATGAGGAGTGTCGCTCATCTAGAACAG TTGTTAAACCTTGTTGAAGTTATTATTGTAAATGGTGAAAGTGACTCTGGCCTATCCAACAAACCTGGAGCTTCTCTTGAACAACAATCTGGTTCTGAAAACACCACGCAAGATGCACAGGTTACTGCTGATGCTGTTGGATCTGCTGCTGAAGAGGGTGTTAAATCTGTACAGGCCAAAGACTCTGAAAGGGCTTCTACTTCACGTGCAGACAATGTGAACAGTATAAGTGACATTCTATTGAGCATTCCAGAGGGAGAACTGCAACTTTTATGCTCATTGCTTGCACGTGAAGG ATTGTCAGATAATGCATATGTTCTTTTGGCTGAAGTATTAAAAATGATGGTAGCCAGTGCTCCTACGTATTGTCGTTTGTTCACTACGGAGCTTGTCAATGCTGCGCGAAGTTTGAGTGTCTGTGCAATGAATGAACTGAACTTATATGAGGATGCTGAAAAAGCTCTTCTCAGTTCATCTTCTACCAATGGAACCGCAATCTTGAGAGTTCTGCAGGCCTTGAGTTCTCTTGTCACTGGATTGCATGAAAAGGCTCCTGATGTGCTCCCCGAGAAAGGCCATACTGATGCGCTTTCTCATGTATGGGACATAAATGCTGCACTTGAACCTTTGTGGTTAGAGTTGAGCAACTgcataagcaaaatagagattTCTTCAGAAACCCCATCAGATATGGTTTCTATTTCAGGAAATTTGGCATCCACAAGTACACCACTGCCAGCTGGTGCCCAAAACATCTTGCCATACATTGAGTCATTCTTTGTGACATGTGAAAAATTACGTCCTGGGCAATGTGAAGTAGTTCAGGATTTTGCTACTACAAGTGACATTGAAGAGGCAACAACACCAGCTTGTGGGCAGAAGTCATCTGGGGCATGTACAAGCACTGATGAAAAACATGTTGTTTTTGTTAGGTTTTTAGAGAAACATAGGAAATTGTTAAACTCATTCATTCGGCAGAATCCTGGTTTGCTTGAGAAGTCATTTTCTCTCATGCTCAAGGTTCCACGCTTCATTGATTTTGACAATAAACGTGCTCATTTTCGGTCAAAAATAAGGCATCAACATGACCATCATCACAGTCCAGTCAGAATTTCAGTGAGAAGAGCCTACATACTGGAGGACTCCTATAATCAATTGCGAATGCGATCACCACAAGATCTGAAGGGAAAATTGACTGTTCATTTTCAAGGTGAAGAAGGTATTGATGCTGGTGGGCTTACTCGAGAATGGTATCAGTTGCTTTCACGAGTAATTTTTGATAAGGGTGCTCTGCTTTTTACAACTGTTGGCAATGAATCGACATTCCAGCCAAATCCCAATTCAGTTTACCAGACAGAACATCTTTCATACTTCAAGTTTGTTGGACGAGTG GTTGGTAAAGCACTCTTTGATGGTCAGCTCCTGGATGTCCATTTCACCCGCTCATTCTACAAACACATTCTTGGTGTGAAGGTTACGTATCATGACATTGAGGCTGTTGATCCTGATTACTTTAAGAACCTGAAGTGGATGCTTGAG AATGATATAAGTGATGTTTTGGACCTTACTTTTAGCATGGATGCTGATGAGGAAAAGCTGATACTGTATGAAAGGGCAGAG GTAACTGATTGTGAGTTGATTCCTGGTGGGCGAAATATCAGGGTCACCGAAGAAAACAAACATGAATACGTTGATCGTGTAGCAGAACATTTGCTAACAACTGCAATTAGGCCTCAGATCAATGCTTTTATGGAAGGCTTTAATGAATTGATTCCTCGGGAGTTGATatctattttcaatgataaagaGCTGGAATTATTAATAAGTGGACTTCCAGATATAGACT TGGATGACTTGAGAGCAAATACTGAATATTCTGGCTACAGTAATGCATCCCCTGTAATTCAGTGGTTCTGGGAAGTCATTCAGGGCTTCAGCAAGGAGGATAAAGCTCGATTCCTGCAATTTGTGACAGGCACCTCCAAG